A genomic window from Salmo salar chromosome ssa23, Ssal_v3.1, whole genome shotgun sequence includes:
- the LOC106583957 gene encoding transmembrane 4 L6 family member 1: MISLSVTDRRWRVQLKPYTLGPMCSMGFARSLGFALLPLAVCCIMANILLFFPGGEIQYVQQERLSRLIWFMMGIGGGGVLMFLPAGVFISLGSCTGCCWNESFMMCGSVMAALVGLAGSGYCFIISAMAILEGPQCFTALGWSYPFANEGGRYLMEKDSWSKCLQPVSIVEWNVTLMSILLGLSGLEFIICVLQVINGLVTAVCRPCCYKQDYTLNA; the protein is encoded by the exons ATGATCAGCCTCAGTGTGACTGACAGGAGGTGGAGGGTTCAGCTAAAACCCTACACACTAG GGCCGATGTGCTCCATGGGTTTTGCGCGGTCGCTGGGCTTTGCCCTTCTGCCCCTGGCTGTGTGCTGTATCATGGCCAACATCCTGCTGTTCTTCCCTGGAGGAGAGATCCAATATGTccaacaggagagactgtccaGGCTGATCTGGTTCATGATGGGAATCGGAGGGGGAGGTGTGTTG ATGTTCCTGCCTGCTGGAGTGTTCATCAGCCTGGGGAGTTGTACAGGCTGCTGTTGGAATGAAAGCTTCATG ATGTGTGGGTCGGTAATGGCAGCTCTAGTGGGTCTGGCCGGCTCGGGATACTGTTTCATCATCTCAGCCATGGCCATTTTGGAGGGACCTCAGTGCTTCACTGCTCTGGGATGGTCTTATCCCTTCGCTAATGAGGGAGGAAG gTACCTTATGGAGAAGGACTCGTGGTCTAAGTGCCTGCAGCCTGTCAGTATTGTAGAGTGGAACGTGACCCTGATGTCCATCCTGCTGGGCCTCAGTGGGCTGGAGTTCATCATATGTGTCCTGCAGGTCATCAATGGGCTGGTGACAgctgtctgtagaccctgctgcTACAAGCAGGACTACACCCTCAATGCCTAA